Within Paenibacillus albicereus, the genomic segment CTTTCACCGCGGCTTCAGCAGTCCGGCTTTGCGAAGGACATGAAGCACGTTCTTCTCCAGCTCCTCGGTCGGCTTTCCTACCGCTCCGGCGCGCACGATCAAGATCATGTCGGTCCGCTCGTAGATCCGGTCGGCATGCTTCCTCACGATTTCCTTCAGGACGCGCCGCATCCGGTTGCGGACGACGGCATTGCCGATCTTTTTGCTGGCGGAGATGCCGAGCCGGAACGGCTCGGCGATCGGCTGCCGCGACCAGTAGACGACGAACTGGCCATTGGCGAAGGATTTCCCTCCGCGATAGGTCCGGGCAAAATCCTCGCGCCTTCTAAGACGCCATTTTCTTTGCATCGTTCACCGTCTCCATGAGTTTTCGGCGCCGCATGGCGCCATGAGGACTCCCTTACGAAAAAAAAGACCACGCCAGGTGGTCTTTTTTCCACAAGCCAGAATTATTGTCCATTCTCGCTTTGAAGCGGACGAAGCCGCTTTTATGAAGGAAAAGAGCTTATGCGCTCAGTTTGGCGCGGCCCTTCTGGCGGCGTGCAGCCAGTACTTTGCGGCCGTTTTTCGAGCTCATCCGCTTGCGGAAGCCGTGAACCTTCTTGCGCTTGCTCACGTTCGGTTTGAAAGTCGGTCTCATTACATGCACCTCCCCGCTTTAA encodes:
- the rnpA gene encoding ribonuclease P protein component, translating into MQRKWRLRRREDFARTYRGGKSFANGQFVVYWSRQPIAEPFRLGISASKKIGNAVVRNRMRRVLKEIVRKHADRIYERTDMILIVRAGAVGKPTEELEKNVLHVLRKAGLLKPR
- the rpmH gene encoding 50S ribosomal protein L34, which produces MRPTFKPNVSKRKKVHGFRKRMSSKNGRKVLAARRQKGRAKLSA